The sequence CGGTCTGCCGGACGAACTGGCGTTTCTGACCGCTGCGGTGCATCGCTGGCTGGCCGAGCCGGCCGACCCTACTTTGTAAGCCAGGTCTGGTTGCCTCCGGCTGGGCACGCTATAGTCAGTGGGTAGTTTTCCTAAATACGCAGTGAATAAGAGGCGCATAGGAACATTTCCCTGCGCCTTTTCGTATTTTGGAATTCGAGGAGTCGAACATGACGGTTGGTAAAGTAAAGTGGTTTAACGCGGAAAAGGGCTTTGGCTTCATTCAGACCGAGGGCAGCCCCGACGTCTTCGCGCACTTCAGTGCGATCCAGGGCAGCGGCTTCAAGAAGCTCAACGAGGGCGACGAAGTCGAGTTCGAGATCGAGGACGGCCAGCGTGGCAAGGGCCCCCAGGCCAAGAACATCGTGGTGACGAAGGCCGCTCCGGCCGGCGAGTACAGCAGCAACGATCGCCGCAACGACCGCTGGTAACAGTCGCACCCATCAAGGAGGACCCCGCGCGGGTCCTTCTTTTTTGTTGTTCTGGCGGAGCGGTCCTGTGGATCAGCGGTGCCCACGTCACGTAGATTCCCAGTTAGATCACAGGCCCGAGCATGTGTCTGTACCAAGACCAAAATCAGGCATACTTGCACCACATGTCACAGCTCCCGCCCCGCCCGCCGGTCCCGAGCCCAGCCGCCTCGGACACCGCACCGTCCACCTCGACTGCAGGCCACGTCGAGGCCTGGGCGCGGGTGACCCGGGCCCTGGGGGAGGCCGCCACGCCGCATCAGGTGATTCTCGCGGTGGTGCACGAGGGGATCCAGGCGCTCGGGGCGGACGGCGGCACGGTGGCGCTGCCCACGCCGGACGGTCAGGCGCTCCAGATCAACGAATACAGCGGGTACGATGCCCGGGCGATGGCGCCCTGGCGCACGCTGCCGCTGACGCTGCATACGCCCTCCACGGCCGCCTTCCAGCAACAGCGGCCGCTGTTTATCGAGGAGCCGGAGCAGGCCGGCCGGGAGTATCCCTCGCTGGTGGAGATGCTCCAGCGCTTCAGCGGCAGCATGGTGGCGCTGCCGCTCCTGGCGCCCCAGCGGGTGCTGGGCGTGCTGTTGCTGACGTTCACGCAGCAGCGGCACTTCGACGCCACCGACCGCACGTTCCTGATCGCGCTGGCTGGTCAGTGCGCCCAGGCGCTGGAGCGCAGCGAGGCGCTGCAACAGGCGCGGCAGCTCAACGAGCAGCTGTCGTTTCTGGCGCAGGCCAGCGAGGTGCTGAGCAGTTCGCTGAACCTCGATGAGACGCTGGACTCGATCGCGCGGCTGATGGTGCCGCGCCTGACCGACTGGTGCGCCATCTACCTGCCGGCGCCGGATGGCCTGCTGCATCCGGTGACGGTGGTGCATCAGGACCCCTCCATGGTGCAGTTCCTGCGCCAGTTTATCGAACGCAACCCGGTGCATAACTCGCCCGACAACGGCACCGGCCGGGTCTTTATCACCGGGGAGCCGGAACTGGTGCCGGTGATCACCGACGAGATGTACGACGCCCTTCCGCAGTCCGAGGATTGGAAGGACGACGTGCGGCGCCTGCAATTGAGGTCGGTCATCACGGTCCCGATGACGGCGGGCGGACGGGTGGTGGGGGTGCTGGGTCTGGCCCGCACCAGCCTGGACCGGGTGTACGGGCCTGAGGACGTGGCGTTTGCGCTGGAGGTGGCGGGCCGCGCCGGGTACGCGGTGGAGAACGCGCGGCTGTACGGCCAGGCCCAGCAGGAGCTGCAGGAACGGCAGCGGGCCCAGCAGGAGCTGGACGCCGCCAACACCCGGCTGGAGGAGCGGGTCCGCGAACGGACCGCTGAGCTGGAGACGGTCAACGGGGAGCTGGAGGCCTTCACCCACTCGGCTTCGCATGACCTGCGGACGCCGCTGCGTCACGTCGTGAGCTTCGCCGATCTGCTGGAACGGCACCAGCAACGCCAGGAAAGTCAGGAT comes from Deinococcus sonorensis KR-87 and encodes:
- a CDS encoding cold-shock protein, which encodes MTVGKVKWFNAEKGFGFIQTEGSPDVFAHFSAIQGSGFKKLNEGDEVEFEIEDGQRGKGPQAKNIVVTKAAPAGEYSSNDRRNDRW
- a CDS encoding ATP-binding protein, translating into MSQLPPRPPVPSPAASDTAPSTSTAGHVEAWARVTRALGEAATPHQVILAVVHEGIQALGADGGTVALPTPDGQALQINEYSGYDARAMAPWRTLPLTLHTPSTAAFQQQRPLFIEEPEQAGREYPSLVEMLQRFSGSMVALPLLAPQRVLGVLLLTFTQQRHFDATDRTFLIALAGQCAQALERSEALQQARQLNEQLSFLAQASEVLSSSLNLDETLDSIARLMVPRLTDWCAIYLPAPDGLLHPVTVVHQDPSMVQFLRQFIERNPVHNSPDNGTGRVFITGEPELVPVITDEMYDALPQSEDWKDDVRRLQLRSVITVPMTAGGRVVGVLGLARTSLDRVYGPEDVAFALEVAGRAGYAVENARLYGQAQQELQERQRAQQELDAANTRLEERVRERTAELETVNGELEAFTHSASHDLRTPLRHVVSFADLLERHQQRQESQDERSRMLLGQIQQAARRMNASLDGLLTLSRASRMPLEFRPVDLAQLMEDTIEALRPETEGREVSWDLGPLPPVDGDATLLRLVVQNLLGNAVKYTRPRDRAVIRVTGREEGERVVVSIEDNGVGFDPQYADRLFGAFQRLHHPQQFEGTGIGLTNVRRIVTRHGGQIWAEGRPEAGATFSFSLPRTHPGRND